One genomic window of Elaeis guineensis isolate ETL-2024a chromosome 2, EG11, whole genome shotgun sequence includes the following:
- the LOC140855473 gene encoding tyrosine decarboxylase-like produces MGSLPIETFQPLDPDVLVKESRAVVDFIANYYRDIERYPVRSQIEPGYLSKRLSDQAPIFPQPIQTILDDIHDDIFPGLTHWQSPNFYAYFQANASTAGFLGEMLCSGLNVVGFNWIASPAATELESIVMDWMGKMLKLPSSFLFSGGQGGGGVLHGSTCEAVVCTLAAARDSALSKMGGDGITKLVVYASDQTHSTVQKASKLIGIPPSNFRAIPTSAASDYALTPDSVRSSMEADIAKGLVPLYLCATIGTTAVGAVDPLLELGKVANEYGVWYHIDAAYAGSSGICPEFRHYFDGVELADSFSLNPHKWFLTNMDCCCLWVKSPSSLVDALCSNPEYLRNKASDAKTVVDYKDWQIALSRRFRAMKLWVVIRRYGMANLMEHIRSDVAMAEHFERLVAMDRRFEVVVPRKFALVCFRLKPRFQGDDASELNRRLLEAVNSSGQAFMTHAVVAGMFVVRFAIGATLTEMRHVEATWKLIQAKADGLLLNGSCDKISSSNGLFSL; encoded by the coding sequence ATGGGCAGCCTCCCGATCGAGACCTTCCAGCCACTAGACCCCGATGTCTTGGTGAAAGAGTCTCGAGCGGTGGTCGACTTCATAGCCAACTACTATCGAGACATTGAGCGATACCCGGTCCGGAGCCAGATCGAGCCGGGGTATCTGAGCAAGCGTCTCTCCGACCAAGCTCCCATTTTCCCTCAGCCCATCCAGACCATTCTGGATGATATCCACGACGACATCTTCCCTGGCCTCACCCATTGGCAAAGCCCCAACTTCTACGCATACTTTCAGGCCAATGCGAGCACCGCCGGCTTTCTCGGCGAGATGCTTTGCTCCGGTCTGAACGTCGTTGGATTCAACTGGATCGCGTCTCCAGCCGCCACCGAGCTGGAGAGCATAGTCATGGATTGGATGGGGAAGATGCTCAAGCTCCCCTCATCCTTCCTGTTCTCCGGCGGCCAAGGTGGTGGCGGTGTCCTGCATGGGAGCACATGCGAGGCGGTGGTGTGCACACTAGCAGCAGCACGAGACAGCGCTTTGAGCAAGATGGGAGGCGATGGGATCACCAAACTGGTGGTCTACGCATCCGATCAAACACATTCCACGGTTCAGAAGGCATCGAAGCTCATCGGCATCCCGCCATCGAACTTCCGCGCCATCCCGACATCAGCAGCGTCGGACTATGCACTCACTCCGGACAGCGTTCGGTCCTCCATGGAGGCCGACATCGCCAAAGGGTTGGTGCCCTTGTACCTGTGTGCCACGATCGGTACCACCGCTGTTGGAGCCGTGGATCCACTACTAGAGCTGGGGAAAGTCGCGAACGAGTATGGCGTTTGGTATCACATCGATGCAGCTTATGCCGGTAGTTCGGGTATATGCCCTGAATTCCGGCATTACTTTGATGGTGTGGAGCTGGCCGACTCGTTCAGCCTGAATCCCCACAAGTGGTTCCTCACCAACATGGATTGCTGCTGCCTCTGGGTCAAGAGCCCATCCTCATTGGTTGACGCCTTGTGCAGCAATCCCGAGTACCTCAGGAACAAGGCTAGTGATGCCAAAACGGTGGTGGACTACAAGGACTGGCAGATCGCGCTCAGCCGGCGCTTCCGAGCCATGAAGCTGTGGGTGGTCATCCGGAGGTACGGCATGGCCAACCTGATGGAGCACATACGGAGCGACGTCGCGATGGCCGAGCACTTCGAGAGGTTGGTGGCAATGGACCGGAGGTTCGAGGTGGTGGTGCCGCGCAAGTTCGCGTTGGTGTGCTTCCGACTCAAACCCAGGTTCCAAGGGGATGATGCTTCGGAGTTGAACCGAAGGCTATTGGAGGCGGTGAACTCGAGTGGGCAAGCTTTCATGACCCATGCCGTGGTGGCCGGAATGTTTGTCGTACGGTTTGCGATCGGAGCAACCCTGACGGAGATGCGGCATGTGGAGGCTACGTGGAAGCTGATTCAAGCCAAAGCGGACGGTTTATTACTCAATGGTTCATGTGATAAAATTTCTTCCTCCAATGGTCTCTTTTCGCTTTAG